Proteins encoded together in one Triticum dicoccoides isolate Atlit2015 ecotype Zavitan chromosome 7B, WEW_v2.0, whole genome shotgun sequence window:
- the LOC119336900 gene encoding cell number regulator 13-like has product MALVGQAAMVAQFAGVDAYGLIKMIADAAQTVRRNRATCLQLARRAKMIGDLLHQLHAAQLMQQPETRNPIEQLEETLRRALLLVRSCQGSGYLYRCFMGARHADELREVQGEITFYLQLFPLVSYVDTTLTWVRLLNKGAAPQPPSCKEAPVVRPYFVPDDWCLLVSYSGSIPWHCIHMVYILLFFLISINHPSAKFILACICRS; this is encoded by the exons ATGGCTCTAGTTGGTCAGGCTGCCATGGTTGCGCAATTTGCAGGAGTGGACGCCTACGGGCTCATCAAGATGATCGCCGATGCGGCGCAGACGGTCCGGAGGAACAGAGCCACCTGCCTGCAGCTCGCACGCCGCGCCAAGATGATCGGAGACCTGCTGCACCAGCTCCACGCCGCGCAGCTCATGCAGCAGCCGGAGACGAGGAACCCCATTGAGCAGCTCGAGGAGACGCTCCGGCGTGCGCTGCTGCTCGTCAGGTCCTGCCAGGGCAGCGGATACCTCTACCGGTGCTTCATGGGGGCGCGCCACGCCGACGAGCTCCGCGAGGTGCAGGGTGAGATCACGTTCTACCTCCAGCTTTTCCCTCTCGTCAGCTACGTCGACACCACCCTCACCTGGGTCAGACTCCTCAACAAAGGTGCTGCTCCTCAACCTCCTTCATGCAAAGAG GCACCTGTGGTAAGACCATATTTTGTGCCGGATGACTGGTGCTTGCTAGTTTCTTATTCAGGAAGTATACCTTGGCACTGTATACACATGGTTTACATCCTTCTCTTCTTTTTAATATCTATTAACCACCCGTCGGCAAAATTTATCTTGGCATGTATCTGCAGGAGTTAA